Proteins from a single region of Streptomyces sp. HUAS 15-9:
- the ctaD gene encoding aa3-type cytochrome oxidase subunit I, translated as MSNGSRDTATAAEEVYENELPLRGRQPGNVAVRWLTTTDHKTIGTLYLITSFAFFCIGGVLALFMRAELARPGLQILSNEQFNQAFTMHGLIMLLMFATPLFAGFTNWIMPLQIGAPDVAFPRLNMFAYWMYLLGSLIAAASFLTPNGAPDFGWFMYAPLSDAIHTPGIGADMGIMGLAFSGFGTILGSVNFITTIICMRAPGLTMFRMPIFCWNVLLTAVLVLLVFPVLAAALFALESDRKFGSLVFAPANGGALLWQHLFWFFGHPEVYIIALPFFGIVSEIIPVFSRKPMFGYMGLIAATIAIAGLSATVWAHHMYVTGGVLLPFFSFMTFLIAVPTGVKFFNWIGTMWKGSLSFETPMLWTTGFLVTFLFGGLTGVILASPPMDFHVSDSYFVVAHFHYVVFGTVVFAMFAGFHFWWPKFTGKMLDERLGKMTFWTLFVGFHGTFLVQHWLGVEGMPRRYADYLASDGFTALNTVSTISAFLLGLSLLPFFYNVWKTAKYGKPVGVDDPWGYGRSLEWATSCPPPRHNFVTLPRIRSESPAFDLHHPDIAMREQEWYQGPGGAAEVRDLP; from the coding sequence ATCTCCAACGGATCTCGGGACACCGCCACAGCAGCGGAGGAGGTGTACGAGAACGAGTTGCCGCTACGGGGCAGGCAGCCGGGCAATGTGGCCGTGAGGTGGTTGACCACCACGGACCACAAGACGATCGGAACGCTGTATCTGATCACGTCGTTCGCGTTCTTCTGCATCGGCGGCGTGCTGGCGTTGTTCATGCGTGCCGAGCTGGCTCGTCCGGGCCTGCAGATCCTTTCGAACGAGCAGTTCAACCAGGCTTTCACCATGCACGGCCTGATCATGCTGCTGATGTTCGCGACGCCGCTGTTCGCCGGCTTCACGAACTGGATCATGCCGCTGCAGATCGGTGCACCCGACGTGGCGTTCCCGCGGCTGAACATGTTCGCCTACTGGATGTACCTCCTCGGGTCGCTCATCGCGGCAGCCAGCTTCCTCACCCCAAACGGCGCCCCCGACTTCGGCTGGTTCATGTACGCACCCCTGTCGGACGCGATCCACACGCCGGGCATCGGCGCTGACATGGGCATCATGGGGCTGGCGTTCTCCGGCTTCGGCACCATCCTCGGCTCGGTCAACTTCATCACCACGATCATCTGCATGCGCGCCCCGGGCCTGACCATGTTCCGCATGCCGATCTTCTGCTGGAATGTGCTGCTGACGGCAGTGCTGGTCCTGCTGGTCTTCCCGGTCCTCGCGGCTGCTCTCTTCGCCCTCGAAAGCGACCGGAAGTTCGGATCGCTCGTCTTCGCCCCTGCCAACGGAGGCGCCCTGTTGTGGCAGCACCTCTTCTGGTTCTTCGGGCATCCCGAGGTCTACATCATCGCGCTGCCGTTCTTCGGGATCGTTTCTGAGATCATCCCGGTCTTCTCCCGCAAGCCGATGTTCGGCTACATGGGCCTGATCGCCGCGACCATCGCCATCGCCGGTCTGTCCGCGACCGTATGGGCCCACCACATGTACGTCACCGGCGGTGTGCTCCTGCCGTTCTTCTCCTTCATGACCTTCCTGATCGCGGTCCCGACCGGGGTGAAGTTCTTCAACTGGATCGGCACCATGTGGAAGGGAAGTCTGTCCTTCGAAACGCCCATGCTCTGGACGACCGGCTTCCTGGTCACTTTCCTCTTCGGTGGTCTGACCGGTGTCATCCTGGCCTCGCCGCCGATGGACTTCCATGTCTCGGACTCGTACTTCGTCGTGGCGCACTTCCACTATGTGGTCTTCGGCACGGTGGTCTTCGCGATGTTCGCCGGATTCCACTTCTGGTGGCCGAAGTTCACCGGCAAAATGCTGGACGAGCGTCTCGGCAAGATGACCTTCTGGACGCTGTTCGTCGGCTTCCACGGCACCTTCCTGGTCCAGCACTGGCTGGGCGTCGAGGGCATGCCGCGCCGCTACGCCGACTACCTGGCGTCGGACGGCTTCACTGCCCTGAACACGGTCTCGACGATCAGCGCGTTCCTGCTCGGTCTGTCGCTCCTGCCGTTCTTCTACAACGTCTGGAAGACGGCCAAGTACGGCAAACCGGTCGGCGTCGACGACCCCTGGGGCTACGGCCGTTCCCTCGAGTGGGCGACGTCCTGCCCGCCGCCGCGGCACAACTTCGTCACCCTGCCGAGGATCCGCAGTGAATCCCCGGCGTTCGACCTGCACCACCCCGACATCGCGATGCGGGAGCAGGAGTGGTACCAGGGTCCCGGCGGGGCCGCAGAGGTGAGGGACCTGCCGTGA
- a CDS encoding RICIN domain-containing protein → MTSTGPDLNVSLNLPFVSIGTSNVGAWLRRRPRPSPYMFISVTCGLALDATEVTGQGEWPRLRRPNGKPAQLWWLKPAGSSGEIHVVSAFNGMHLDAGRDVGKEPPVIDMWPDSGSASQRWRLSPSPDNRAQYLSGIGSGLVLDCPWDVSHEGHPTLWRKHGGENQHWVVAKPFAAAPV, encoded by the coding sequence ATGACTTCCACCGGGCCGGACTTGAATGTCTCGCTGAATCTCCCGTTCGTCTCCATAGGCACTTCGAATGTGGGTGCCTGGCTGCGCCGTCGACCACGTCCGAGCCCGTACATGTTCATATCGGTGACCTGCGGACTCGCCCTGGACGCGACCGAGGTGACGGGACAGGGAGAGTGGCCCCGGCTGCGCAGGCCCAACGGGAAGCCCGCACAGTTGTGGTGGCTGAAGCCGGCGGGCAGCTCGGGCGAGATACACGTCGTCTCCGCGTTCAACGGAATGCATCTCGACGCCGGCCGGGATGTGGGCAAGGAGCCCCCGGTCATCGACATGTGGCCCGACAGCGGTTCGGCATCGCAGAGATGGCGGCTCTCTCCCTCTCCCGACAACCGCGCCCAGTACCTGTCCGGCATCGGCAGCGGTCTCGTGCTCGACTGCCCGTGGGACGTCTCCCACGAGGGCCATCCGACACTGTGGCGCAAGCACGGGGGCGAGAACCAGCACTGGGTGGTCGCCAAGCCCTTCGCCGCCGCACCGGTCTGA
- a CDS encoding oleate hydratase produces MTDAPHPSHAYLVGGGIASLAAAAFLIRDGGLPGENIHILEELPIAGGSMDGREEPGGYVTRGGRMLEEEAYACLWNLLETIPTLTDESVSVRQEITEFNAKWPTDAKARLIGKGTVILDAADYGLDTRDRLELTRLLVLPESVIGARRIEDFFSPHFFATNFWTMWRTTFAFQNWHSAIELKRYLLRFMQEFPRMHTLAGVRRTRLNQYDSIIRPIRVWLEERGVRFEHGVRVTDVDFTTEVDGTRRATRLHLDRAGQRDSYELGADDYAFLTLGSMTADAAYGSDTTAPELVRDKRDGGWRLWEAIAGKADDFGRPTAFNGNVDEAKWESFTLTMRSPLLLHRIEELSGNLPGTGALMTFKDSSWLMSIVVPHAPHFEGQPEDVYTVWGYGLFVDREGDFVGKPMAEATGREILTELLGHLGLSDAEEQVAATTTVIPVMMPYITSQFAPRTTHDRPLVIPRGAANFAFLGQFTEIPEDVVFTVEYSVRGAMHAVYGLLGLDDHEIPGIYHALADPRTAFDVLAATLA; encoded by the coding sequence ATGACCGACGCTCCGCACCCATCCCACGCCTACCTGGTCGGCGGCGGCATCGCCTCCCTCGCGGCGGCGGCCTTCCTGATCCGCGACGGCGGCCTGCCGGGCGAGAACATCCACATCCTGGAGGAGCTCCCGATCGCCGGCGGCTCGATGGACGGTCGCGAAGAACCCGGGGGATACGTCACCCGGGGCGGCCGGATGCTGGAGGAGGAGGCGTACGCATGCCTGTGGAACCTCCTGGAGACGATCCCCACCCTGACCGACGAGTCGGTATCGGTACGCCAGGAGATCACCGAGTTCAACGCCAAGTGGCCCACCGACGCCAAGGCCCGCCTGATCGGCAAGGGCACCGTGATTCTCGACGCCGCCGACTACGGTCTCGACACGCGTGACCGGCTGGAGCTCACGCGTCTGCTGGTGCTGCCCGAGTCGGTGATCGGGGCCCGTCGGATCGAGGACTTCTTCTCCCCGCACTTCTTCGCCACCAACTTCTGGACGATGTGGCGCACCACCTTCGCCTTCCAGAACTGGCACAGCGCCATCGAGCTCAAGCGCTATCTGCTGCGGTTCATGCAGGAGTTCCCCCGCATGCACACCCTGGCGGGGGTGCGCCGCACCCGCCTCAACCAGTACGACTCGATCATCCGCCCGATACGGGTCTGGCTGGAGGAGCGCGGCGTGCGCTTCGAGCACGGTGTGCGCGTGACCGACGTCGATTTCACCACCGAGGTGGACGGCACCCGCCGGGCCACCCGCCTGCACCTCGACCGGGCCGGGCAGCGCGACTCCTACGAACTCGGCGCCGACGACTACGCGTTCCTCACCCTCGGCTCGATGACCGCCGACGCGGCCTACGGCAGCGACACGACCGCGCCCGAGCTGGTGCGCGACAAGCGCGACGGGGGCTGGCGACTGTGGGAGGCCATCGCCGGCAAGGCCGACGACTTCGGCCGGCCCACGGCGTTCAACGGCAACGTGGACGAGGCCAAGTGGGAGTCCTTCACGCTCACCATGCGCAGCCCGCTGCTGCTGCACCGCATCGAGGAGCTGTCCGGCAACCTGCCCGGCACCGGTGCGCTGATGACGTTCAAGGACTCCAGCTGGCTGATGTCGATCGTCGTGCCGCATGCCCCGCACTTCGAGGGCCAGCCGGAGGACGTGTACACCGTGTGGGGCTACGGCCTGTTCGTCGACCGCGAGGGCGACTTCGTCGGCAAGCCGATGGCCGAGGCCACCGGCCGGGAGATCCTCACCGAACTGCTGGGCCACCTGGGCCTGTCGGACGCCGAGGAACAGGTGGCGGCGACCACCACGGTGATCCCGGTGATGATGCCCTACATCACCAGCCAGTTCGCCCCACGCACCACACACGACCGGCCGCTGGTCATCCCGCGCGGTGCGGCGAACTTCGCCTTCCTGGGCCAGTTCACGGAGATCCCGGAGGATGTGGTCTTCACCGTCGAGTACTCGGTGCGCGGCGCCATGCACGCCGTGTACGGCCTGCTCGGCCTCGACGACCACGAGATCCCCGGCATCTATCACGCCCTGGCAGATCCGCGGACAGCCTTCGATGTGCTCGCGGCCACCCTGGCCTGA
- a CDS encoding ATP-dependent endonuclease: MDELGRFCRALVTWAAGGAEAGAAAAVARELAGGGVRTIVLVEGGSDQAALEALATRYGRDLGAEGVAVVPLGGATNIGRFLDVCGPAGLGLPLAGLCDIGEERHFRRHLERVGLGSGLTHTELETFGFHVCVADLEDELIRAVGAEGVQQVIEAQGEMRPFHTFQGQPAQRERPVEHQLRRFMGTHSGRKALYAQALVAHLDLERVPRPLERLLTHV, from the coding sequence GTGGACGAGTTGGGGCGATTTTGCCGGGCGCTGGTCACGTGGGCGGCCGGTGGAGCGGAGGCCGGTGCGGCCGCCGCGGTGGCGCGGGAGCTGGCCGGCGGCGGTGTGCGGACGATCGTGCTCGTCGAGGGGGGCAGTGATCAGGCCGCGCTCGAAGCGCTGGCCACGCGCTACGGCCGCGACCTCGGCGCGGAGGGCGTCGCGGTGGTACCGCTCGGAGGTGCGACGAACATCGGGCGTTTCCTGGACGTGTGCGGTCCCGCGGGGCTCGGCCTCCCGCTGGCCGGTCTCTGCGACATCGGCGAGGAGCGGCATTTCCGGCGTCATCTTGAGCGGGTCGGGCTCGGGTCCGGTCTCACGCACACCGAGTTGGAGACATTCGGGTTCCATGTGTGCGTCGCGGACCTGGAGGACGAGCTGATCCGCGCTGTCGGGGCCGAGGGCGTGCAGCAGGTGATCGAGGCCCAGGGCGAGATGCGCCCGTTCCACACCTTCCAGGGCCAGCCGGCGCAGCGGGAACGGCCCGTGGAACACCAGTTGCGGCGCTTCATGGGCACGCACAGCGGTCGCAAGGCACTCTACGCGCAGGCGCTGGTCGCACACCTGGACCTCGAGCGCGTTCCCCGGCCGCTGGAGCGCCTCCTCACGCACGTCTGA
- a CDS encoding NACHT domain-containing protein: MSFRAGPGREARSVLWRLGLAVFIGILVFVTVWIVEVGKRSKDPAFIASLWGVFLSVAAIAISLIQMKIAARPDLSAEGVKRAADNLAAQVGKLEGEQRSRWLGGDVIPIDVEFVLALDMGRLPSHAGPSGTLETVHTYYRNLTPRRLLITGAGGSGKTVLAVDLLLLMLDERAPEGAVPVRFSLSDWYGNETLGDWISSRISSDFKINFSVAKKLVEMGLILPILDGLDEMSSGGAESTPRAVSAITSINRFRIGRQGAPLVVTCRRDFLDELATNYGVHILDVAPVVVQPLTASQAADYLHRRFSHCPGKWRGVIQRLTTDPHGVLAQSLSTPWRLTLASTAYTESADQNPDELLWETTDEDIGRHLMARYVDAVTSIHERSAGGTYQPRKVITWLGNIATHLNNTGTSDIRLHELWKITGHRAPRAADSVIVSVPIVALTYLACVIFEITVPAWWVPLACAGLITLTYKTVDSSTIEPQHATWRQLRHRYGSRQVALIAAAIFLLTFALELLLAKNLTFFPFTAGIKYQSYDLLACITVLALLVAALTPLLHASFTDEWNVEVADPTTPIKAELRQNLLIGLMAGAYAALFLKLPHDFVRTLTEISGRLKQEHTRNLHVGNYTIKSLVSAIEERSANFLDEYAIPHLSRFPGGFPSRWPGIAIWFILAGMVTAFLATDAGRRYVSMRLVGWRMLPTRLSPFLLWSYDAGLLRRAGGAFQFRHRELQEWFAHQSHNP; the protein is encoded by the coding sequence ATGAGCTTCAGAGCAGGGCCTGGGCGCGAAGCAAGATCCGTCTTATGGAGGCTGGGACTCGCTGTCTTCATCGGCATTCTCGTGTTCGTCACGGTATGGATCGTCGAGGTGGGGAAGCGGTCGAAGGATCCCGCGTTCATCGCATCACTCTGGGGCGTCTTCCTGAGCGTGGCAGCAATTGCCATCAGTCTGATTCAGATGAAGATTGCGGCGCGACCGGACCTCAGTGCCGAGGGCGTGAAACGTGCCGCAGACAACCTGGCCGCACAAGTGGGAAAGCTGGAAGGCGAACAACGATCACGTTGGCTAGGTGGAGATGTCATCCCCATCGACGTGGAATTCGTTCTGGCTCTCGATATGGGCCGCCTGCCCAGCCATGCAGGGCCTTCTGGAACACTGGAAACCGTCCACACGTACTATCGCAATCTGACTCCCCGGCGGCTGCTCATCACAGGCGCCGGCGGCTCAGGAAAGACAGTCCTCGCTGTCGACCTCCTTCTCCTCATGCTCGACGAGCGGGCTCCAGAGGGTGCGGTACCGGTGCGATTCTCCCTGTCGGACTGGTACGGGAACGAAACCTTGGGTGATTGGATTTCCAGCAGGATATCCAGCGATTTTAAGATCAATTTTTCCGTTGCGAAAAAACTCGTCGAGATGGGCCTGATCCTGCCCATTCTGGACGGTCTCGACGAGATGTCTTCGGGAGGCGCCGAATCAACTCCCCGGGCCGTGTCCGCGATCACCTCTATCAACAGGTTCAGGATCGGACGACAGGGGGCTCCATTGGTGGTCACCTGTCGCAGGGATTTTCTCGACGAGTTGGCGACGAACTACGGGGTGCACATCCTGGATGTTGCGCCGGTTGTCGTGCAGCCACTGACCGCGAGCCAGGCCGCGGACTACCTCCACCGGAGGTTCAGTCACTGCCCGGGAAAATGGCGCGGTGTGATCCAGCGCCTGACGACCGACCCCCACGGTGTCCTGGCTCAGTCCCTCTCCACCCCATGGCGACTCACCCTGGCATCAACCGCATACACAGAGAGCGCCGATCAGAACCCCGACGAGTTGCTTTGGGAGACAACGGATGAAGACATAGGGCGCCATCTGATGGCCCGCTACGTCGACGCTGTCACCAGCATCCACGAAAGAAGCGCGGGAGGCACTTACCAGCCCCGCAAAGTGATCACCTGGCTGGGAAACATTGCGACGCATCTCAACAACACGGGCACCTCTGACATCAGGCTGCACGAATTATGGAAGATCACAGGTCACCGGGCACCACGTGCAGCCGACTCCGTAATCGTTTCCGTTCCCATTGTTGCCCTGACATACTTGGCCTGCGTCATATTCGAAATCACCGTGCCGGCCTGGTGGGTTCCTCTGGCCTGCGCAGGATTGATCACCCTGACATACAAGACGGTGGATTCCAGCACGATCGAGCCACAGCACGCCACATGGAGACAGTTGCGACACCGATACGGAAGTCGACAAGTTGCACTGATTGCAGCCGCGATATTCCTTCTCACTTTCGCATTGGAGCTCCTACTGGCCAAGAATCTGACATTTTTCCCTTTCACGGCAGGTATCAAATACCAGTCTTACGACCTGCTGGCCTGCATCACGGTCCTGGCGCTTCTCGTTGCGGCATTGACGCCTCTGCTCCATGCCTCCTTCACGGACGAGTGGAACGTCGAGGTCGCGGACCCCACTACTCCGATCAAGGCAGAGCTTCGGCAGAATCTCTTGATCGGTCTCATGGCGGGCGCCTACGCCGCTCTATTCTTAAAGCTGCCGCATGATTTCGTGAGGACCTTGACCGAAATTTCTGGTCGGCTCAAGCAGGAGCACACCAGGAATCTTCATGTCGGCAACTACACCATCAAATCACTCGTCTCGGCGATCGAGGAGCGAAGTGCAAACTTCCTCGATGAGTACGCCATTCCACACCTCTCTCGCTTTCCAGGGGGATTCCCCTCACGATGGCCAGGAATCGCGATCTGGTTCATTCTCGCAGGAATGGTTACCGCATTTCTTGCCACTGACGCCGGCCGCCGCTATGTTTCCATGCGCCTGGTGGGGTGGAGGATGCTGCCCACCCGACTCTCACCATTTCTCTTGTGGAGCTACGACGCGGGGCTACTACGCAGAGCGGGCGGCGCATTTCAGTTCAGACATCGGGAACTTCAGGAGTGGTTCGCGCACCAGTCTCACAACCCCTGA
- a CDS encoding L,D-transpeptidase, translated as MLVGASACGGGGGDKASGDDSKASGKPSASSSPSPTKPAGPPMLLETITPQTGTTVGVAMPISVVFTNPVSAKARATVEKHMKVSTSQPVAGAWHWFGDRRADWRPKTYWPSGTTVKIDADMKGVSNGNGRYGVRTYTHTFKVGDDVRADVSVTGHTMKVTRNGKLLRTLSINAGSPQYPTWNGTMAVIDKQEKVHMTSCSVGISCDKGSPNYYDLTLPWDVHLTQSGTYVHYSTGDPNPGSGSARGSHGCVHLSMSDAKWFYGQVKQGDPVTITGSSRAKAPADNGYADFNLEWDQWLAGSASGEGTTATL; from the coding sequence ATGCTGGTGGGCGCGAGTGCCTGTGGCGGGGGCGGCGGTGACAAGGCGAGCGGGGACGACTCAAAGGCGTCGGGCAAGCCGAGTGCGAGCTCCTCTCCGTCACCGACGAAGCCCGCGGGCCCGCCGATGCTGCTGGAGACGATCACCCCGCAGACGGGAACCACGGTCGGCGTGGCCATGCCGATCTCGGTGGTCTTCACGAACCCGGTGTCGGCAAAGGCACGGGCCACGGTGGAGAAGCACATGAAGGTGAGCACCTCGCAGCCGGTGGCCGGCGCCTGGCACTGGTTCGGCGACAGGCGCGCCGACTGGCGACCGAAGACGTACTGGCCCTCCGGCACGACGGTGAAGATCGACGCCGACATGAAGGGCGTCAGCAACGGCAACGGCCGCTACGGCGTGCGCACCTACACCCACACCTTCAAGGTCGGCGACGATGTGCGCGCGGATGTCTCGGTGACCGGCCACACCATGAAGGTGACCCGCAACGGCAAGCTGTTGCGCACCCTGTCGATCAATGCGGGCAGCCCTCAGTATCCGACGTGGAACGGCACGATGGCCGTCATCGACAAGCAGGAGAAGGTCCATATGACCTCCTGCAGCGTTGGCATCAGCTGCGACAAGGGCAGCCCCAACTACTACGACCTGACGCTGCCCTGGGATGTCCACCTGACCCAGTCCGGCACGTACGTGCACTACTCGACCGGTGACCCCAATCCGGGCAGCGGCAGCGCCCGCGGCTCGCACGGCTGCGTCCACCTGTCCATGTCGGACGCCAAGTGGTTCTACGGCCAGGTCAAGCAGGGCGACCCCGTCACCATCACCGGCTCGTCCCGCGCCAAGGCCCCGGCCGACAACGGCTACGCCGACTTCAACCTGGAGTGGGACCAGTGGCTCGCGGGCAGCGCGTCCGGAGAGGGAACGACCGCGACACTGTGA
- a CDS encoding alpha/beta hydrolase, with protein sequence MGLTSEATVYVTAAVAVVCVALLVWLWPQLASRGLRHVLGRLAAIGVTQAAIIAAFACWLNSSYQFFGSWGELFGDTETAPVGVTQASIGHGAGNGVTAKGALIQPATSEQLNRVSGLPTGPAAVNGRVESVKVIGRRTGVVDPAFVYLPPQYFQKAYARQRFPVIVTLSGYPGSIFNLAEHLRVSQTAGELQKSGRMQPTIMVMIRPTIAPPRDTECVDVPGGPQTETFLAKDLPEALKSGYRVGHDASAWGVMGYSSGGSCALQLTMRNPGVYTTAGALSPDYKVKDDPTTGNLFGSGPGRVNRVDEHDLMWRLQHLPAPQVSVLVAESKHGERGYPQTLAFIKAVKAPMRVASIQPEQGSHNFPTWVREMPGTLQWMSRQLTFPQDVVPRHHPKKSAAPGTAPMGRRP encoded by the coding sequence ATGGGTTTGACCAGCGAAGCGACCGTGTACGTCACGGCGGCCGTGGCCGTCGTCTGTGTGGCCCTGCTGGTCTGGCTGTGGCCGCAGCTTGCCAGCAGGGGGCTGCGGCACGTGCTTGGACGGCTGGCGGCCATCGGCGTGACCCAGGCGGCGATCATCGCGGCCTTCGCGTGTTGGCTGAACTCGTCGTACCAGTTCTTCGGATCGTGGGGCGAGCTCTTCGGCGATACCGAGACCGCACCCGTCGGCGTGACGCAGGCGTCCATCGGCCACGGCGCGGGGAACGGTGTCACGGCGAAGGGGGCGTTGATACAGCCCGCCACCAGCGAGCAGTTGAACCGGGTCAGCGGACTGCCCACCGGTCCTGCCGCGGTGAACGGCCGGGTGGAATCCGTGAAGGTCATCGGCCGCCGCACCGGCGTGGTCGACCCCGCGTTCGTCTACCTGCCACCGCAGTACTTCCAGAAGGCGTACGCCAGGCAGCGCTTCCCGGTGATCGTGACCCTCAGCGGCTATCCCGGCAGCATCTTCAATCTCGCCGAGCACCTGCGGGTGTCACAGACCGCCGGGGAACTGCAGAAGAGCGGCCGGATGCAGCCGACGATCATGGTGATGATCCGGCCGACCATCGCTCCGCCGCGCGACACGGAGTGCGTGGATGTGCCGGGTGGACCGCAGACCGAGACCTTCCTGGCCAAGGACCTCCCGGAGGCCCTGAAATCCGGATACCGGGTGGGTCACGACGCCAGCGCCTGGGGCGTCATGGGCTATTCGTCCGGCGGTAGTTGCGCCCTGCAGCTGACGATGCGCAACCCCGGTGTGTACACAACGGCCGGTGCCCTGTCGCCCGACTACAAGGTCAAGGACGACCCCACGACCGGCAACCTCTTCGGCAGCGGGCCGGGTCGCGTCAACCGGGTCGACGAGCACGATCTGATGTGGCGGCTGCAGCACCTGCCCGCACCGCAGGTCTCCGTCCTGGTCGCCGAGAGCAAACACGGCGAGCGGGGTTACCCGCAGACGCTGGCCTTCATCAAGGCCGTCAAGGCACCCATGCGCGTTGCGTCGATCCAACCGGAGCAGGGCAGTCACAACTTCCCCACCTGGGTACGGGAGATGCCTGGCACCCTGCAGTGGATGAGCCGGCAGCTGACCTTCCCTCAGGACGTGGTGCCCCGGCACCACCCCAAGAAGAGTGCGGCGCCGGGCACCGCGCCCATGGGCCGGCGCCCTTGA